From Granulicella sp. WH15, the proteins below share one genomic window:
- a CDS encoding MFS transporter, with the protein MTFSPASPTSPEVKKDQRKRWFLLMPAIFITYSLAYLDRANYGFGAAAGLAKTLNISGSQTAILGSLFFLGYFIFQIPGAMYARRHSAARLIFIALVAWGSLAALTGVIRNFWLLVLDRFVLGIAESLIMPAALLLLTNWFTRQERSRANTFLILGNPVTVLWMSAITGYLIHSFGWQKTFIIEGIPSVLWAFVWLVLVRDHPHQAKWLSAEASADLAHQLALEQRSLPPIANLGLALRRPDVLIFCAMYFCWSIGMYAFVLWLPTIIQQGLSKGIEATGLLSAAPYVLGVIAMIVTSQISDRTQRRGSLVWPSMLFAGFALLISSFLAAHSFWLAYIGLILTAGGLYAPYGPFFAMIPEIIPANVAAGVIAAVNSAGALGGFFGTWLVGELQARTGGSKAGLLFMSFSTILSGLLMLCIKRTSPNSSESAGPYDLSQAEPT; encoded by the coding sequence TTGACCTTCTCACCTGCATCTCCTACCTCTCCCGAGGTCAAGAAGGACCAGCGCAAACGCTGGTTCCTCCTGATGCCCGCCATCTTCATCACCTACTCGCTGGCCTACCTCGACCGCGCCAACTACGGCTTCGGCGCGGCCGCCGGGCTGGCCAAAACCCTGAACATCAGCGGCTCCCAGACCGCCATCCTCGGCTCGCTCTTCTTCCTCGGGTACTTCATCTTCCAGATCCCCGGAGCCATGTACGCCCGCCGCCACAGCGCCGCCCGCCTCATCTTCATCGCGCTCGTCGCCTGGGGCTCTCTGGCCGCGCTTACCGGCGTCATCCGCAACTTCTGGCTGCTCGTGCTCGACCGCTTCGTCCTCGGCATCGCCGAGAGCCTCATCATGCCCGCCGCACTGCTCCTGCTCACCAACTGGTTCACCCGCCAGGAGCGTTCGCGCGCCAACACCTTCCTCATCCTCGGCAACCCCGTCACCGTCCTCTGGATGTCGGCCATCACCGGCTACCTCATCCACTCCTTCGGCTGGCAGAAGACCTTCATCATCGAGGGCATCCCCTCGGTCCTCTGGGCCTTCGTATGGCTCGTGCTGGTACGCGACCACCCCCACCAGGCCAAGTGGCTCTCTGCCGAGGCCAGCGCCGACCTCGCCCACCAGCTCGCACTCGAGCAGCGCAGCCTGCCCCCCATCGCCAATCTCGGCCTCGCGCTCCGCCGCCCCGATGTCCTCATCTTCTGCGCCATGTACTTCTGCTGGAGCATCGGCATGTACGCCTTCGTGCTCTGGCTCCCCACCATCATCCAGCAGGGGCTTTCAAAGGGCATCGAGGCCACCGGCCTGCTCTCGGCCGCGCCCTACGTCCTCGGTGTCATCGCCATGATCGTCACCTCGCAGATCTCGGATCGGACCCAGCGCCGCGGTTCTCTCGTCTGGCCCTCCATGCTCTTCGCGGGCTTCGCGCTTCTCATCTCCTCCTTCCTGGCCGCACACAGCTTCTGGCTGGCCTACATTGGCCTCATCCTCACCGCGGGCGGCCTCTACGCTCCCTACGGCCCCTTCTTCGCCATGATCCCCGAGATCATCCCCGCCAACGTCGCCGCCGGAGTCATCGCCGCAGTCAACAGCGCCGGGGCACTCGGCGGCTTCTTCGGCACCTGGCTGGTGGGCGAGCTACAAGCCCGCACCGGCGGCTCGAAGGCGGGCCTGCTCTTCATGTCCTTCTCGACCATCCTCTCCGGCCTGCTCATGCTCTGCATCAAGCGCACCTCGCCCAACTCGAGCGAGTCTGCCGGACCGTATGATCTAAGCCAAGCCGAACCTACTTAG
- a CDS encoding YjhG/YagF family D-xylonate dehydratase, which yields MTISALDITSILETSGFDHAAVKTHAPGPEGALPITPEMLLTAPSGNLFGLSQSAGMGWDPARLLDPEFLILSTHGGLRAADGTPIALGFHTGHWEVGLLVAEAARELRNLHAVPFAGAVTDPCDGRTQGTEGMFDSLPFRNDAAIVLRRLMRSLPTRKGVLGIATCDKGLPAMMLALASSGTYPSILVPGGTTLLPDGGEDAGKVQTIGARYAQHQITLEYAAEMGCRACASPGGGCQFLGTAATSQVVAEALGLSLPHTALAPSGQPIWLDAAARSARALLRMFQLGTGTRDILTDAAIRNAMVVHAAFGGSTNLLLHVPAIAHAAGLTRPTAEDWAHVNRQIPRLVDALPNGPNGFATVQVFLAGAVPEVMLHLRDAGLLDTSVQTVSGSTLDENLNWWQQSDRRRELKAKLQTLDGIDPGLVIMSPDTARSRGLTATVCFPIGNLAPEGCVIKSTSIDPTLIDANETYRHRGPARVFLTEHAAIEAIKTHALGEGDVMVLICGGPAGAGMQEVYQVTSALKQLSYCKHIAVLTDARFSGVSTGACLGHISPEALAGGPIGKVLDGDQIEIVIDRAALHGTVDLVGDATGRTFTPEEGRAILAARPSRPDLAPHPALPEDTRLWAALIQASGGIWGGCVYDTDMILARLNQHNPVP from the coding sequence ATGACAATTTCTGCACTTGATATCACCTCCATCCTCGAGACCTCCGGCTTCGACCACGCAGCCGTAAAGACCCACGCCCCCGGCCCCGAGGGCGCGCTGCCCATCACGCCCGAGATGCTGCTCACCGCGCCCTCGGGCAATCTCTTCGGCCTCTCGCAGAGCGCGGGCATGGGCTGGGACCCCGCCCGCCTGCTCGACCCCGAGTTCCTCATCCTGAGCACCCACGGCGGCCTGCGCGCAGCCGACGGCACCCCCATCGCCCTCGGCTTCCACACCGGCCACTGGGAGGTCGGCCTGCTCGTCGCCGAGGCCGCCCGCGAGCTGCGCAACCTGCACGCCGTCCCCTTCGCCGGGGCCGTCACCGACCCCTGCGACGGCCGCACCCAGGGCACCGAGGGCATGTTCGACTCGCTGCCCTTCCGCAACGACGCGGCCATCGTGCTGCGCCGCCTGATGCGCTCGCTGCCCACGCGCAAGGGCGTGCTCGGCATCGCCACCTGCGACAAGGGCCTGCCCGCTATGATGCTCGCGCTGGCATCCAGTGGCACCTACCCCAGCATCCTGGTTCCTGGAGGGACAACGCTGCTTCCAGACGGCGGCGAAGACGCAGGCAAGGTCCAGACCATCGGAGCCCGCTACGCCCAGCACCAGATCACCCTCGAGTACGCCGCCGAGATGGGCTGCCGCGCCTGCGCCTCGCCCGGCGGCGGCTGCCAGTTCCTCGGCACCGCAGCCACCAGCCAGGTCGTAGCCGAAGCCCTCGGCCTCTCACTGCCGCACACGGCGCTCGCCCCCTCCGGCCAGCCCATCTGGCTCGACGCCGCCGCCCGCTCCGCCCGCGCGCTGCTGCGCATGTTCCAGCTCGGCACCGGCACCCGCGACATCCTCACCGACGCCGCCATCCGCAACGCGATGGTCGTCCACGCGGCCTTCGGCGGCTCCACCAACCTGCTACTCCACGTCCCCGCCATCGCCCACGCGGCGGGCCTCACCCGCCCCACCGCCGAGGACTGGGCGCACGTCAACCGCCAGATCCCGCGCCTCGTGGACGCGCTGCCCAACGGCCCCAACGGCTTCGCCACGGTCCAGGTCTTCCTCGCCGGAGCCGTCCCCGAGGTCATGCTGCACCTGCGCGACGCGGGCCTGCTCGACACCTCCGTCCAAACCGTCAGCGGCTCCACGCTCGACGAGAACCTCAACTGGTGGCAACAGTCTGACCGCCGCCGCGAGCTAAAGGCCAAGCTCCAAACCCTCGACGGCATCGACCCCGGCCTGGTCATCATGTCGCCCGACACCGCCCGCTCTCGCGGCCTCACCGCCACGGTCTGCTTCCCCATCGGCAACCTCGCGCCCGAGGGCTGCGTCATCAAGAGCACCTCCATCGACCCCACCCTCATCGACGCCAACGAGACCTACCGCCACCGCGGCCCGGCCCGCGTCTTCCTCACCGAGCACGCGGCCATCGAGGCCATCAAAACCCACGCGCTCGGCGAAGGCGACGTCATGGTCCTCATCTGCGGCGGCCCCGCGGGCGCGGGGATGCAGGAGGTCTACCAGGTCACCTCGGCGCTCAAACAGCTCTCCTACTGCAAGCACATCGCCGTCCTCACCGACGCGCGCTTCAGCGGCGTCTCCACCGGAGCCTGCCTCGGCCACATCTCACCCGAGGCGCTGGCCGGAGGCCCCATCGGCAAGGTCCTCGACGGCGATCAAATTGAAATTGTCATCGACCGCGCTGCGCTGCACGGCACAGTCGACCTAGTAGGCGACGCCACCGGCCGCACCTTCACGCCGGAGGAAGGCCGCGCCATCCTAGCCGCCCGCCCATCGCGCCCCGACCTCGCCCCGCACCCGGCCTTGCCCGAAGACACCCGCCTCTGGGCCGCGCTCATCCAGGCCAGCGGCGGCATCTGGGGCGGCTGCGTCTACGACACCGACATGATCCTCGCCCGCCTGAACCAGCACAACCCCGTCCCTTAA